From the Planctomycetota bacterium genome, the window TACTTTGGATTGATTAAAGATAATCCGGAATTAGGCAAATACTTTGCCTTAGGCGACAAGATTGTAGTTTGCTTCGGCGATAAGATTTATGAAATTACTTCAGCAGAATAGAAAAAATAATATGAAAAGGAGGTGCGTATGCTGAAACGTTGGATGGCACTCATGATAGTGCTGATACTGGTAGCCGGCAACCCCGTGATGTGGGCGCAGGATAAGGGCGACGAAGAATCCACCCAAACTAAAATAACCAAGGTAGTGTTTTATAAACACGGCATGGGCTATTTTGAAAGGGAATGCGCCGTAAAAGGCGATGCCACCATCACCCTCGGATTCAAAACCAACCAGATGAAAGATATCCTGACTTCGTTTTTCGTGGTTGATAAGAACGGGGGAAAAATCACAACCGTGGGTTATGATTCAAAAGATCCGATTGACAAGCAACTGGAAAATATCTTAATCAGGGTTCCCGAAGGCGCGGCTTTGACCCAGTTTCTGGCACAACTCAAAGGCGCAAAGATTGAGGTTAAAATCGGAAATGAAATCTTTCAGGGAACTATCATGGGTATTGAACCGATTTCCCAGAAGATGGATAATATGACCGTTACCGCTTATAAATTAGTGATACTCAAAGCGGATGGAGAAATAAAACCGGTTAACTTACTGGAAATAAGTTCACTGAAACTTCTGGATGAACCGATTCAGAAAGATTTGAAAAGGGTGCTGGATATTTACCTTAATTCTAAATATACGGACCGCAAACAGGTTAAAGTAATCTGCAACGGCAAAGGCGACAGGAATATCATGATGGGCTATCAACTGGAAATGCCCATATGGAAAACATCCTACCGCCTGATACTGGATGAAAAGGAAAAACCGTATCTGCAAGGCTGGGCAATTATAGAAAACCCAACTGATGAAGATTGGGCCGATGTCCAAATGTCTTTTATTGCAGGAAATCCGATTTCATTCAGCATGGACCTTTATACATCATATTATCCCCAGCGGCCGGAAATCAACCTGGCAAGCATTATCCCACTGGTCGGTGCATTATTTAATACTATAGAGCTGGCTAAAGGAAACTCTGATGCGGCTGATAAGATGTATGATGAAGGAAATTACGCGCTGGAAGAAAAAATGCAATATGGTGGCGGGCGAGGAGGATATGCAAATAAATCAAAGGCACCAAATAATGCACCAGGGATGATACCTGCCCCAAATATGTCCATGTTATTGCAGAATTCCGTAAACGCACTGACAAGCGGCATGCAGGTAGGGGAACTTTTTGCCTATAACGCAAAGACACCCGTCTCTATCAGCCGCCGTCAGGCAGCGATGGTCCCGATTATTACCGATACGGTAGAAGGCAATAAGATTCTCTATTACCGCGCGCAGGTTTCTCCAAGACTCATGAATGCCTTTTATATGACCAATTCCACTAAATTAACACTGGAAACAGGACCGATGACCATATTTGAAGGCTCTACATCCATCGGCGAAGGCTTATTAAAAGAATCTCTGCAGGCGGGGATGAAAGAAATACTCCCTTACGCTATAGAGACCGG encodes:
- a CDS encoding DUF4139 domain-containing protein, producing MLKRWMALMIVLILVAGNPVMWAQDKGDEESTQTKITKVVFYKHGMGYFERECAVKGDATITLGFKTNQMKDILTSFFVVDKNGGKITTVGYDSKDPIDKQLENILIRVPEGAALTQFLAQLKGAKIEVKIGNEIFQGTIMGIEPISQKMDNMTVTAYKLVILKADGEIKPVNLLEISSLKLLDEPIQKDLKRVLDIYLNSKYTDRKQVKVICNGKGDRNIMMGYQLEMPIWKTSYRLILDEKEKPYLQGWAIIENPTDEDWADVQMSFIAGNPISFSMDLYTSYYPQRPEINLASIIPLVGALFNTIELAKGNSDAADKMYDEGNYALEEKMQYGGGRGGYANKSKAPNNAPGMIPAPNMSMLLQNSVNALTSGMQVGELFAYNAKTPVSISRRQAAMVPIITDTVEGNKILYYRAQVSPRLMNAFYMTNSTKLTLETGPMTIFEGSTSIGEGLLKESLQAGMKEILPYAIETGCTIEVTNKYTSKPVHKCKITNGMLVMNSYSMNETAYKLANKTGRDQVVYLDHPRTGGYTLIEPKKADEEIPSYYRFKFDLAAGKSIDFTVTEQTETASQIYLQNISTDQIRFYLSQSPLSSSAKKFLEELTVLMGQVSEQKRVYSEYQTELDRLSREQNEYRQNLNVLNINNPKERELREKWVDKLDKAVERVDTLKSLMKETLDKQNTLQQELGKKIQGFND